A DNA window from Limanda limanda chromosome 6, fLimLim1.1, whole genome shotgun sequence contains the following coding sequences:
- the LOC133003163 gene encoding high mobility group-T protein-like — translation MASYRAGGCGKMGKDPKKPRGKMSSYAYFVQTCREEHKKKHPGASVNFSEFSKKCSERWKTMSQKEKGKFEDMAKLDKVRYEREMTSYIPPKGQKKKRFKDPNAPKRPPSAFFLFCADFRPKVKIETPGLTIGDTAKRLGEMWNGLSAESKQPYEKKAAKLKEKYDKEIIAYRTKGKVEVAAPAAAVEDDDDDEEDGDDDDDDDDDDDDE, via the exons ATGGCTTCGTACAGAGCTGGCGGG TGTGGAAAGATGGGGAAGGACCCGAAGAAGCCGAGGGGCAAAATGTCCTCCTACGCTTACTTTGTGCAAACGTGCCGGGAGGAGCACAAGAAGAAGCATCCCGGTGCCAGCGTCAACTTCTCAGAGTTCTCCAAGAAATGCTCCGAGAGATGGAAG ACAATGTCCCAGAAGGAGAAGGGCAAGTTCGAGGATATGGCCAAACTAGACAAGGTGCGCTACGAGAGGGAAATGACGAGTTATATCCCTCCCAAGggccagaagaagaagcgaTTCAAGGACCCCAACGCCCCCAAGAGACCACC GTCTGCATTCTTCCTGTTCTGCGCAGACTTTCGTCCCAAGGTCAAAATTGAGACCCCTGGCCTCACCATCGGAGACACAGCGAAGAGGCTGGGAGAGATGTGGAACGGCCTCTCTGCCGAGAGCAAGCAGCCGTATGAGAAGAAGGCTGCCAAGCTGAAGGAGAAATACGACAAG GAAATCATTGCTTACCGTACAAAGGGCAAAGTGGAAGTTGCAGCACCTGCCGCAGCagtggaggatgatgatgatgacgaagaGGATGGAGACgatgacgacgatgatgatgacgacgacGATGACGAGTAG